Below is a genomic region from Spartinivicinus marinus.
ACCATGCAATACCTATTGAGAAGCGGTTGATATATTTAAAAGAAATGTACCGTTTATCATCAGAAAAAACAGTTTTTCATCTTATAACGTTTGCCCCATCATTGAACGGAATGCCAAAACCTCTTGCGAGTGAATTATCGGAAATTACACATATTATCGAAGCAAGTGGCTGGAAAATTAAGCTGGCGGAGCGAGTGGAATATAAAGGTAATGCAGTTGCCATTGAGGATTTTCAGGAGAAAAAAGGGCTAAACATTCAGCTTGATAACAATGGGAGGACACGTCTTCCGGCATGGCATTTAGTTCTTCATACCACAATTTAATGATAATAAACTAAGGGCTAAAAAATGCAGCGAAAATACCTCTCCTTTATTGGACTGTGTCTAGGCTTCTTTATTGTCATGATGGACACTACCACTGTGCCGTTGATTTACACGACACTTATGAATGAGTTTAATGTGAGCCCGGCAGAGGTAGCTTGGGTCAACAATATTTATCTAATTACCTATTCCGCATTCCTTCTTTTAGGGGGACGACTGGGAGACTCGGCAAATCGAAAGGCTGTAGTGTTGGTGGCTTTATTTGTTCTTGGTATAGGTGCAGCCATTAGTGGTGCTGGGCAAACTTTTACCGAGGTAGTTATTGGTCGAGCCTTGATGGGGGTAGGTGCTGGTCTGTTAACACCACAAAGCATGGCGTATATTTCAATTCTTTTCGCCGATGGTGGACGAGGAGCTGCTCTAGGCGTTTGGGGGGCTGTAGCGGGCATTGCTACTGCAACGGGTCCTGTTGCTACTCAGTTCTTTTTAACAACGGCTGATTGGCGTTGGGTGATGTGGATTAATATTCCTGTTGCGTTGGTTTGCTTGCTAGTCGCTATTTTGAGTTTGCCAGGTGACCCAGGGAGAGGCATTAAATTTAAAGAAACGTTGGTGAGTAGTTTATATGGAGCGTGTTTGGCTGGAATAATTGTTGGAATTCAATTTTTGAGTGCCACGGAATCTACAGCAAATTCAGGGGCTATCCTGTTACTAACCAGTGCCATTGTTGCAGCTATTTTAATTAGGAATGAATTAAAGAAAAAGCGTGAATATATTTTATCTCGCGAATTATGGTTTGACACTACCTTTCTCAGAATATGCTTTATTTCGGGGTTACTTGGCTTCAGCCTGACAGCTTTTTATCTACCGTTAGCTTTTCTCTTGGATATACGAATGGCGTTTGGTCCAGTTGCGACCAGTGTAGTCATGATCACTATCGCTTTATCAAATGCATTGGTAGGACCATTCGCTGGCAAATTTTCTGATCGTATGGCTCCACAAATAATAGTCAGAACTGGTTTGACATTATTTGCACTCGCAAGTGCTTCATTAGGCTTAATTGGTTTGTTTATTCCTGGAGGTGCACTGGCCTTTATAGCACTTTGTACAGCTATGGTCATTGCGGGGGCAGGTACAGGACTGGCATTTGCTCCACTTGCCAACTTGGCTCTTGGACGAGCTCAAATAGCGACTATTGGTCGAGCAGCTGCTTTCTTTAACTCTATACGTCAGGTTATGAGTGCATTAGGTGGGGTCATTGTAGCAATTGCGTTTGATTCGATTGTGCGGCATCAGCTTAATCAAAGGGGTGAAGTAACAATTATTAGTCTTCGTGAATCACCGGATGTTACTGCATATGCAGCCTTTGGTTGCTTCCTGCTGATTGCTGTCAGCCTGTCGGTTGGGGCTTATCTATCCAGTAGTCGTCAGGAGCCTGCACTAGCCAAGCTCTAACAGAAATAAATGGAGAAAATAACTATGAATACTTGGGTTGTTAGTGGTTGCTCAAGTGGCTTGGGTCGGTGTTGGACACACTCGATAATTACCGATCGTCAAGACACAGTAATTGGCATTACCCGTTCAAAGGAAGTTGCTGAAGAAATGGTCAATGCATATCAAGGTCACTTTGTGCCTTGTGTGGCAGATGTCCAAGATTCAAAAGACTTAACAGAAAAGCTAATCAGTGCAGTGCGAACAGTTGGCACACCGAGTCGGGTTGTAACCGCAGCTGGATACGCCCAATTTGGAACCCTAGAGGATGTGTCTAATGAGCAAATCAGAGCGCAATTTACGACCAATGTTGAAGGTTGCTTGAATGTGATTCGGCCGCTTTTACCCTTTATGCGAGAGATGGATTCATCAAGAATTCTACTGGTTTCAAGCATGAGCGGTGTGGCCTGTTGGCCTTTG
It encodes:
- a CDS encoding MFS transporter, which gives rise to MQRKYLSFIGLCLGFFIVMMDTTTVPLIYTTLMNEFNVSPAEVAWVNNIYLITYSAFLLLGGRLGDSANRKAVVLVALFVLGIGAAISGAGQTFTEVVIGRALMGVGAGLLTPQSMAYISILFADGGRGAALGVWGAVAGIATATGPVATQFFLTTADWRWVMWINIPVALVCLLVAILSLPGDPGRGIKFKETLVSSLYGACLAGIIVGIQFLSATESTANSGAILLLTSAIVAAILIRNELKKKREYILSRELWFDTTFLRICFISGLLGFSLTAFYLPLAFLLDIRMAFGPVATSVVMITIALSNALVGPFAGKFSDRMAPQIIVRTGLTLFALASASLGLIGLFIPGGALAFIALCTAMVIAGAGTGLAFAPLANLALGRAQIATIGRAAAFFNSIRQVMSALGGVIVAIAFDSIVRHQLNQRGEVTIISLRESPDVTAYAAFGCFLLIAVSLSVGAYLSSSRQEPALAKL
- a CDS encoding SDR family NAD(P)-dependent oxidoreductase, producing MNTWVVSGCSSGLGRCWTHSIITDRQDTVIGITRSKEVAEEMVNAYQGHFVPCVADVQDSKDLTEKLISAVRTVGTPSRVVTAAGYAQFGTLEDVSNEQIRAQFTTNVEGCLNVIRPLLPFMREMDSSRILLVSSMSGVACWPLLGAYQISKYAIEAISDTLRQELQGSSIQVGCIEPGPHKTGWASTYARRHEISANYNASELMKRASCGYNIEDPTASLPYFWKMFDSPVMPQRIATSREFVEFAVEEAQQKIRDWRAVFDD